The Vibrio navarrensis genome has a segment encoding these proteins:
- a CDS encoding ATP-binding protein, producing the protein MYMTKLEALVERYFTDPLRQVTAGAGSVIIMQNGHNDRLYLVKSGELEGFYTELGENKQTRIFSASPGAFIGVHSFFSGTWTASSTVVAKTDSTLAWIDRRTTAIDSEQHGPLTSQFMPVIVNELSRRQRRLTQEAVAKEKALQRLHMAEQMTTLGQLAAGLAHELNNAIGVVSSKSQRLESIIMQLLQEQHPEASQFFDFGLLQGQSVPTSEARNCAKLLEQTYSIERNQAKALAKALPYGMLNAHWLNNPDEAIRYWSIGCDLHDLRLASRHAVAIVKSVKQLGRTDADRITKVNVNDTVNQALALLQSDLRRVDVRLRPSNVDTIWASDTELVQVWVNIIKNACDAMSMTPEPALDIRVRQDGNKILVTIANNGPELDEATRRKIFQPNFTTKKGGLSFGLGLGLAIVRRIVTGLGGSIAVKSNQEATIFRVKLPVEGNHGETESHLRG; encoded by the coding sequence ATGTACATGACAAAGCTTGAAGCCTTAGTTGAACGCTATTTCACCGACCCGCTACGTCAGGTAACTGCGGGCGCAGGGTCGGTGATCATTATGCAAAATGGCCATAATGACCGCCTCTATCTGGTTAAGTCAGGTGAACTGGAAGGGTTTTACACTGAGCTAGGTGAAAATAAGCAGACGCGGATATTCTCTGCCTCTCCCGGTGCGTTTATTGGCGTGCACAGTTTTTTCTCAGGGACGTGGACGGCTTCTTCAACGGTGGTTGCAAAGACAGATTCTACCTTGGCATGGATTGACCGGCGCACAACGGCCATCGACAGCGAGCAGCATGGCCCGTTAACCAGCCAATTTATGCCTGTGATTGTCAATGAGTTGTCACGCAGGCAAAGACGATTGACACAAGAAGCCGTGGCTAAAGAGAAAGCCTTGCAGCGGCTGCATATGGCAGAGCAAATGACCACCTTAGGCCAGTTGGCGGCAGGTCTTGCTCATGAGCTAAACAACGCGATTGGCGTAGTTAGCAGTAAGTCGCAGCGCCTTGAAAGTATCATCATGCAATTGCTGCAAGAGCAGCATCCCGAGGCGAGTCAATTTTTTGATTTCGGCTTATTGCAGGGACAAAGTGTCCCGACCAGTGAGGCGAGAAACTGCGCCAAGCTGCTAGAGCAAACATACTCGATTGAGCGCAATCAGGCGAAGGCGCTCGCCAAAGCGCTGCCGTATGGCATGCTGAACGCCCATTGGTTAAACAACCCCGATGAGGCCATCCGTTACTGGAGCATTGGCTGCGATTTGCATGATCTGCGTTTGGCTTCGCGTCATGCGGTGGCGATTGTTAAATCGGTGAAACAGCTTGGCCGTACCGATGCCGATCGCATCACCAAAGTGAATGTGAATGATACAGTTAACCAGGCATTGGCGCTGTTGCAAAGTGATTTACGTCGAGTAGACGTTCGTCTGCGCCCATCTAATGTCGACACTATTTGGGCCTCCGATACAGAATTGGTGCAAGTGTGGGTCAACATCATCAAAAATGCCTGTGACGCTATGTCGATGACGCCAGAGCCTGCGCTTGACATCCGTGTGCGCCAGGATGGCAATAAGATTTTGGTGACGATTGCAAACAACGGCCCTGAGTTGGATGAAGCGACTCGACGCAAAATTTTTCAGCCGAATTTCACCACGAAGAAAGGTGGGCTGTCGTTTGGTTTGGGCCTAGGGCTGGCCATTGTGCGGCGAATTGTGACTGGGTTAGGTGGGTCGATTGCGGTGAAAAGCAACCAAGAAGCGACCATTTTCAGAGTGAAACTGCCAGTGGAGGGAAATCATGGAGAAACTGAATCTCATTTGCGTGGATGA
- a CDS encoding SLC13 family permease, with translation MRQYLKYIIPILIPAIVLLLPLSSFPFEGMTLVQQRVIAIFLLAALCWVFEPIPIYATSVVIIVLELLLVSNKGLYLFRVGEGSAQFGKLLSYNEIMATFASPIIMLFLGGFFLAMAATKYRLDVNLARVLLKPFGQDPKFVMLGLMLITAIFSMFMSNTATTAMMLSILTPVIAVFGPKDPGRVAFALCIPVAANIGGIGTPIGTPPNAIALKYLVGDNLITFGEWMMFGVPFVVIMMALAWLLISKLFPAETPKIELSIKGKFLKTPKAIVVYVTFGLTILLWLMGSAHGMNSYTVALIPVAIFSITGIINKEDLKKISWDVLWLVSGGIALGLALDKTGLAALVVQSIPFDLFSPLVVLFGAAFLCLAMANFMSHTATANLLMPIMAALGTSMASLNELGGEVTLILVVTFAASLGMSLPISTPPNALAHATGNVQSSQMAKVGVVLGVVGVLLSFVMVWVLHAVGHIG, from the coding sequence ATGCGTCAATACCTTAAGTACATTATCCCTATCCTCATTCCAGCGATTGTTTTGCTCTTACCACTCTCGTCTTTCCCCTTTGAAGGCATGACGTTGGTGCAGCAACGCGTTATTGCTATCTTCCTGTTAGCCGCTCTATGCTGGGTATTTGAGCCGATCCCTATTTATGCCACCTCAGTTGTGATCATCGTGTTAGAACTGTTGTTGGTCTCGAACAAAGGCTTGTATCTGTTTCGCGTTGGAGAAGGGAGCGCACAGTTTGGCAAGCTACTCTCCTACAACGAAATCATGGCGACCTTTGCCAGCCCGATCATCATGCTGTTTTTAGGCGGTTTCTTCCTAGCGATGGCGGCAACTAAGTATCGTTTGGATGTCAACCTAGCAAGGGTACTGCTCAAGCCTTTTGGTCAAGATCCTAAGTTTGTGATGCTAGGGCTCATGTTGATCACCGCCATTTTCTCAATGTTTATGTCAAACACCGCCACAACGGCCATGATGCTCTCCATCTTAACGCCGGTCATCGCCGTGTTTGGGCCGAAAGATCCTGGTCGGGTTGCGTTTGCGCTGTGCATTCCGGTCGCCGCCAACATCGGTGGTATTGGCACCCCGATTGGCACTCCGCCTAATGCTATTGCTCTGAAATATCTGGTCGGTGACAACCTCATTACCTTTGGGGAGTGGATGATGTTTGGCGTCCCATTTGTGGTGATTATGATGGCGTTAGCTTGGCTGTTGATCAGCAAACTCTTCCCGGCAGAAACGCCAAAAATCGAGTTATCGATCAAAGGTAAGTTTCTGAAAACGCCGAAAGCAATCGTGGTTTACGTGACCTTTGGCCTCACCATTTTGCTCTGGCTGATGGGCTCTGCGCATGGGATGAACTCATACACAGTCGCGCTTATCCCGGTCGCTATTTTCTCTATCACTGGCATTATCAATAAAGAAGATCTGAAAAAGATCTCTTGGGATGTGCTCTGGCTGGTTTCGGGCGGTATCGCCCTTGGCCTTGCATTGGACAAAACTGGCCTTGCTGCGCTGGTGGTGCAGAGCATTCCGTTTGACCTGTTCTCACCTCTGGTGGTGTTGTTTGGCGCGGCGTTTCTTTGTCTTGCAATGGCGAACTTTATGTCGCATACCGCCACGGCTAACTTACTGATGCCGATTATGGCTGCGCTTGGCACGTCAATGGCGTCACTCAATGAACTCGGCGGCGAAGTGACCTTAATTCTGGTGGTCACGTTCGCGGCATCACTGGGGATGTCTTTGCCAATCAGTACACCACCAAACGCGTTGGCACATGCGACAGGCAATGTGCAGAGTAGTCAAATGGCCAAAGTGGGCGTGGTACTCGGAGTGGTCGGGGTATTGCTCAGCTTTGTCATGGTTTGGGTACTCCACGCAGTAGGACACATTGGTTAA
- a CDS encoding HD domain-containing protein, which translates to MQRMEKQLALLMELDKLKSVLRRTRVKSADTRLENSAEHSWHVALMALLFAEHANEPVDISRVVKMLLLHDVVEIDAGDTFVYDAAASEQQAEKELAAAQRLFGMLPDDQRDELSALWHEFEEAQSAEAKFAKALDRLIPMLLNFHNQGQSWREHGVTREQALTINRKIELGSHALWEKAQEIIEQATQNGWLKA; encoded by the coding sequence ATGCAAAGAATGGAAAAACAGTTGGCGCTGCTGATGGAGTTAGACAAGCTCAAATCGGTTTTGCGCCGCACACGGGTGAAAAGCGCGGATACGCGGTTAGAAAACAGCGCCGAACACAGCTGGCATGTTGCTCTAATGGCATTGTTGTTTGCAGAACACGCTAATGAGCCAGTGGATATTAGTCGCGTGGTGAAAATGTTGCTGCTGCATGATGTGGTGGAGATTGATGCGGGCGACACCTTTGTTTATGATGCCGCAGCTTCAGAGCAGCAAGCAGAAAAAGAGTTGGCTGCGGCGCAGCGTCTGTTTGGAATGTTGCCTGACGATCAGCGCGATGAGCTCTCAGCGTTGTGGCATGAGTTTGAAGAGGCGCAAAGTGCAGAGGCCAAATTTGCTAAAGCGTTGGATAGGCTGATTCCCATGTTGCTCAATTTTCACAATCAAGGGCAGAGTTGGCGTGAACATGGCGTTACACGCGAGCAAGCTCTAACGATTAACCGAAAAATTGAGCTTGGTTCTCACGCTTTGTGGGAAAAAGCGCAAGAAATTATTGAACAAGCGACCCAAAATGGGTGGTTAAAAGCGTAA
- the tyrR gene encoding transcriptional regulator TyrR: protein MRLEVFCEDRLGLTRELLDILVSKNIDLRGIEIDISGIIYLNCPDIDFDTFSLLMAEIRRISGVKDVRKIQFMPMERHNTELISLVNNLPDPVLAMDVKGAVDMANRAALALIGKSEKEVIGAPISTLLPNLKFSRWSEGNRQRENMVIDGLDYMLEFMPVYIQDEAKESTFASTVVMIRSVKANNVVGDTLPLHNELGFEHFVGVSNRHKALISQAKKLAMLDQPLLIEGETGTGKEMLAKACHNRSNRAGKPFLVLSCASMPDDVAETELFGHAPGSFNHQQGHKGIFEQANGGTVFLDEIGEMSPHLQIKLLRFLQDGNFRRVGAEDEMHVDVRIIASTKHQLSALAEAGSFREDLFYRLNVLTLTIPPLRSRSNDIAALLDLFVAKHAQKLAIRKPSYEEGLLDELMAYQWPGNMRQLDNMVLRALTEMEEEELKAEYFHLPQPQTVAGTATQLNLDGSLDDIMRDYEAQVLERLYQSFPSSRKLAKRLNVSHTSIANKLRDYGIRKN, encoded by the coding sequence GTGCGTCTTGAAGTCTTTTGCGAAGACAGACTCGGCCTAACCCGAGAGCTGCTTGATATTCTGGTATCAAAAAACATCGACCTGCGGGGGATCGAAATTGATATCAGCGGCATCATCTACCTCAATTGTCCCGACATCGATTTTGATACTTTCAGCTTGCTTATGGCCGAGATTCGTCGCATTTCTGGTGTGAAAGACGTGCGGAAGATCCAGTTTATGCCGATGGAACGGCACAACACGGAACTGATCTCACTGGTCAACAATCTGCCCGATCCTGTGCTGGCGATGGATGTCAAAGGTGCGGTCGATATGGCCAACCGAGCGGCTCTGGCGCTGATTGGCAAAAGCGAAAAAGAGGTGATCGGTGCCCCCATCAGCACTTTGCTGCCCAATCTCAAATTCAGTCGTTGGTCGGAAGGCAACCGACAGCGGGAAAACATGGTGATTGATGGCTTGGATTACATGCTGGAATTTATGCCAGTGTATATTCAAGATGAAGCCAAAGAGTCTACCTTCGCCAGTACGGTCGTGATGATCCGTAGTGTCAAAGCGAACAACGTCGTCGGTGATACGCTACCGCTGCATAATGAGCTTGGATTTGAACATTTTGTCGGTGTGTCCAATCGTCATAAAGCGCTCATCAGCCAAGCGAAAAAGTTAGCCATGCTCGATCAGCCACTGCTGATTGAAGGCGAAACAGGCACGGGCAAAGAGATGCTGGCGAAAGCGTGCCACAACCGTTCCAATCGCGCAGGCAAGCCATTTCTCGTGCTCAGTTGCGCTTCGATGCCCGATGATGTCGCAGAAACCGAACTCTTCGGTCACGCTCCGGGCTCGTTTAACCACCAACAAGGGCACAAAGGCATTTTCGAGCAAGCCAACGGTGGTACGGTCTTTTTAGATGAAATTGGTGAGATGAGCCCTCACTTGCAAATCAAGCTGCTGCGCTTTTTGCAAGATGGCAACTTTCGCCGCGTTGGCGCCGAAGATGAAATGCATGTGGATGTACGCATCATCGCCTCAACCAAGCATCAATTATCAGCGTTAGCCGAAGCAGGTTCGTTTCGTGAAGATCTCTTCTATCGGCTGAATGTCCTCACCTTGACCATTCCGCCTTTGCGTAGCCGTTCGAATGACATTGCTGCTCTGCTGGATCTGTTTGTCGCCAAACATGCGCAGAAGCTGGCCATTCGCAAGCCGAGCTATGAAGAGGGGCTATTGGATGAGCTGATGGCTTATCAGTGGCCTGGCAATATGCGCCAATTGGATAACATGGTGCTGCGTGCGTTGACCGAAATGGAAGAGGAAGAGCTGAAAGCGGAATATTTCCACTTACCTCAGCCGCAAACGGTGGCAGGGACGGCGACACAACTGAACTTAGATGGCTCTCTTGATGACATTATGCGCGATTACGAAGCTCAGGTGCTTGAGCGTCTCTATCAATCATTCCCATCCAGTCGCAAACTGGCAAAACGGCTGAATGTGTCACACACCTCGATTGCCAACAAACTCAGGGATTACGGAATAAGAAAAAATTAA
- a CDS encoding DUF2947 domain-containing protein yields MSYLALDEYQRKWIFTHQSMPVPQDELMHIRPMSQARAAQFWKENISPQSPDAERLSSQDWPMKASNWLEEIDWMAAWEADDPQLPDAILQHIDWQDDVTVYFCYEKYNIIETKWSTFRKHWKNFLFYDDGPILLGRRRNQALWFSTNGTVKLGERR; encoded by the coding sequence ATGTCTTATTTAGCTTTGGATGAATACCAAAGGAAATGGATTTTTACTCACCAGTCGATGCCGGTGCCGCAAGACGAACTGATGCATATCCGACCAATGAGTCAGGCAAGAGCGGCGCAATTTTGGAAAGAGAATATCAGCCCGCAAAGCCCGGACGCTGAGCGTCTTAGTAGCCAAGATTGGCCAATGAAAGCTAGCAATTGGCTAGAGGAAATTGATTGGATGGCGGCTTGGGAAGCCGATGATCCCCAGTTACCCGATGCCATTTTGCAGCATATCGATTGGCAAGATGACGTTACTGTCTATTTTTGCTACGAGAAGTACAACATCATCGAGACTAAGTGGAGTACTTTCCGTAAACATTGGAAGAATTTTCTTTTTTACGACGATGGCCCAATTTTGCTCGGGCGACGCCGAAACCAAGCGCTGTGGTTTTCGACCAATGGAACGGTCAAACTGGGTGAGCGCAGATAA
- the rimJ gene encoding ribosomal protein S5-alanine N-acetyltransferase: MEESQLGLNKTEQEFTLRTATIADAQMITHYFQNNRAFLKPWEPVREEEFFTVEGWTKKLIKLEELHRMNLGFYCLLIDDETQQMLGTISFSNVSRFPFHACSVGYSLAESAQGKGYMRRGLKLACEYMFKIQNMHRIQAAYMPHNQRSEAVLKALGFVREGYAQDYLLIDGEWRDHVLMSMTHQDWSPRS, from the coding sequence ATGGAAGAGAGTCAGTTAGGTTTAAATAAAACAGAACAAGAATTTACGTTACGCACGGCGACGATTGCGGACGCGCAGATGATTACCCACTATTTTCAGAATAACCGTGCATTTCTCAAACCGTGGGAGCCAGTGCGAGAAGAGGAGTTTTTCACCGTCGAAGGGTGGACAAAAAAGCTCATCAAACTGGAAGAACTGCATCGCATGAATTTGGGTTTTTACTGTTTGTTAATCGATGATGAAACGCAGCAAATGCTGGGCACCATCTCTTTTAGCAATGTCTCCCGTTTCCCTTTTCACGCCTGTTCGGTCGGCTATTCACTGGCCGAAAGTGCACAAGGGAAAGGCTACATGCGTCGAGGGCTCAAACTCGCTTGCGAGTACATGTTCAAAATACAGAATATGCATCGTATTCAAGCGGCTTACATGCCTCACAATCAGCGTAGTGAAGCGGTACTCAAAGCGCTGGGTTTTGTCAGAGAAGGGTACGCGCAAGACTACTTGTTGATTGATGGCGAATGGCGCGATCATGTCTTGATGTCGATGACCCACCAAGACTGGTCGCCACGGAGCTAA